Proteins encoded in a region of the Anopheles aquasalis chromosome 2, idAnoAquaMG_Q_19, whole genome shotgun sequence genome:
- the LOC126581810 gene encoding chloride channel protein 2 isoform X3, translated as MKNRKFGFAGSGGEMDLLTVPSKITPVKQIIAELQSDDEEPGLGYTHTLMYGRYTKDLGEYAKDEARRLRLLERRRKKDDKARNKELLGVRDNRFFKAASWLWRNTFARLGEDWVFLALLGIIMALLSYMMDKGISMCTNSRVWLYRDLTNHPVAQYLAWVSLPVCLILFSAGFVHLVAPQSIGSGIPEMKTILRGVALKEYLTFKTLVAKVIGLTATLGSGMPLGKEGPFVHIASIVSQLLSKIITSFQSIYENESRNTEMLAAACAVGVGACFAAPIGGVLFSIEVTTTYFAVRNYWRGFFAAVCGATVFRLLAVWFQKADTVTAMFSTNFTSDFPFDPQELFVFALIGLVCGLGGALYVWVHRKYVLFMRSNKKMNKFLQKNRFLYPGIVALIVATLSFPHGFGKFIAGELSTHEQVHQLFSNFTWTQNELTVEQAAIVSNWRTAHTDVFANLTIYLLYTFFLSIIASTIPVPSGMFIPVFKIGAAFGRLVGEGMHLWFPHGVRYGGMLAPIIPGGYSVVGAAAFSGAVTHTVSVGVIVFEMTGQITHIVPVMIAALVSNAVAALLQPSMYDSIILIKKLPYLPDLLPSGSGMYNIYVEDFMLRDVRYIWKGISYQQLKDILKANKGLRSLPIVDSPDNRVLLGSVQRYELIKMIDKHIGREKRLEVAAKLMKEAEEKAREEQERLKREAEEATKTRRPSRFEVIPAPDILKLRERANNEMLPPQARRESNVSASGPVFGALQPKKSILKKTNSFTLKGVSPLSPHSPVHTPYSTITGTESRIRSAFDIIFRKSATLQDVTPDPEIGSIGTPSIVGSEVAPLTPGISKKVQLPRERVIDMSPEDQKAWEMEEMAKSIDVDNLHIDPAPFQLVERTSILKVHSLFSMVGINHAYVTNVGRLVGVVALKELRKAIENVNSGTLTPESVKAKQEEEARALSQKETENNNGTAVDDPLLPKSLGDVFSDKKVNNTITSMDSALSNSDNCSDIELDNINVHRADTTKPNKNSGPQQ; from the exons ATGTATGGTCGCTACACGAAGGACCTAGGAGAGTACGCCAAAGATGAAGCGCGAAGACTCAGGCTTCTTGAAcgacgaagaaagaaagacgaTAAAGCAAGAAATAAG GAGCTGCTCGGTGTGCGGGACAACAGGTTCTTCAAGGCGGCCTCCTGGCTATGGCGCAACACATTCGCTCGGCTTGGCGAGGACTGGGTGTTCCTGGCCCTGCtcggcatcatcatggcgCTGCTATCCTACATGATGGATAAGGGCATCTCGATGTGCACGAACT CACGCGTCTGGCTCTACCGTGATCTCACCAACCATCCGGTGGCCCAGTACCTGGCCTGGGTGTCGCTGCCGGTGTGCCTGATCCTGTTCTCGGCCGGATTCGTGCACCTGGTGGCACCGCAGAGTATCGGTTCCGGTATCCCGGAGATGAAAACGATTCTGCGCGGAGTCGCCCTGAAGGAGTACCTTACCTTCAAGACGCTGGTCGCGAAGGTGATCGGACTGACGGCTACGCTCGGTAGCGGAATGCCGCTCGGCAAGGAGGGCCCCTTTGTACATATAGCTAGTATAGTTTCGCAGCTGCTAAGTAAGATCATAACATCATTCCAATCGATCTACGAGAACGAATCGCGCAACACGGAAATGCTGGCGGCGGCCTGTGCCGTCGGTGTCGGCGCATGCTTCGCCGCCCCGATCGGGGGCGTCCTGTTCAGCATCGAGGTCACCACGACGTACTTTGCGGTGCGCAACTACTGGCGCGGCTTTTTCGCCGCCGTCTGCGGTGCCACCGTCTTCCGGTTGCTGGCCGTCTGGTTCCAGAAGGCGGACACCGTGACGGCCATGTTTTCGACCAACTTCACCTCCGACTTTCCCTTCGATCCGCAAGAATTGTTCGTCTTTGCACTGATCGG ACTCGTTTGCGGACTCGGTGGTGCACTGTACGTGTGGGTACATCGAAAATACGTTCTCTTCATGCGCTCCAACAAGAAGATGAACAAATTTCTGCAGAAAAA TCGGTTCCTCTACCCGGGCATCGTGGCGCTGATTGTGGCCACATTGTCGTTCCCACATGGTTTCGGCAAGTTTATAGCCGGTGAGCTCAGCACACACGAGCAGGTCCACCAGCTGTTCTCGAACTTCACTTGGACCCAAAATGAGCTGACCGTCGAACAGGCGGCCATCGTTTCGAACTGGCGCACGGCACACACGGACGTGTTCGCTAATCTTACTATCTATCTACTGTACACG TTCTTCCTGTCGATCATAGCCTCAACCATTCCCGTGCCATCCGGTATGTTCATACCCGTGTTCAAGATTGGTGCTGCCTTCGGGCGGTTGGTTGGCGAAGGGATGCACCTATGGTTCCCGCACGGTGTCCGCTATGGAGGGATGCTAGCACCGATCATTCCCGGTGGTTACTCGGTGGTTGGAGCGGCCGCCTTTTCCGGTGCCGTCACGCACACCGTGTCGGTCGGTGTAATCGTGTTCGAAATGACGGGCCAAATCACGCACATCGTCCCCGTTATGATAGCGGCGTTGGTGTCGAATGCGGTGGCCGCACTCTTGCAACCGTCCATGTACGATAGCATCATTCTCATCAAGAAGCTACCGTACCTGCCCGATCTATTGCCGTCCGGTTCCGGCATGTACAACATCTACGTCGAGGACTTTATGCTGCGCGATGTGCGCTACATCTGGAAGGGAATCTCGTACCAACAGTTGAAGGATATTCTGAAGGCGAACAAGGGCTTACGCAGTTTGCCGATCGTCGACAGCCCGGATAACAGGGTGCTGCTCGGTAGTGTGCAGCGCTACGAGCTGATCAAGATGATCGACAAACACATAGGGCGCGAGAAGCGACTGGAGGTAGCCGCCAAGCTGATGAAAGAAGCAGAGGAGAAGGCCCGCGAAGAGCAGGAACGGTTGAAACGCGAAGCGGAGGAGGCGACCAAAACGCGCCGCCCGTCGAGGTTCGAGGTCATACCAGCACCCGACATCCTGAAGCTGCGAGAAAGGGCCAACAACGAAATGCTACCACCGCAGGCACGCCGAGAATCGAATGTATCTGCCAGCGGTCCCGTGTTCGGTGCGTTGCAGCCAAAGAAATCCATTCTCAAGAAAACGAACTCGTTCACGCTGAAGGGCGTTAGCCCGCTGTCACCGCACAGCCCCGTGCACACACCCTACTCGACGATTACCGGAACCGAGAGTCGCATTCGTTCCGCGTTCGATATCATATTCCGCAAGTCGGCCACCCTGCAGGATGTCACACCGGATCCCGAGATTGGTTCCATCGGTACGCCCAGCATCGTGGGATCGGAGGTGGCCCCGTTAACGCCTGGGATCTCGAAGAAAGTGCAGTTGCCCCGTGAACGGGTGATCGATATGTCGCCCGAAGATCAGAAAGCGTGGGAAATGGAGGAGATggcaaaatcgatcgatgtcgatAATTTACACATTGATCCGGCGCCGTTCCAGTTAGTCGAACGTACCTCCATCCTGAAGGTGCACTCACTGTTCTCGATGGTTGGCATTAACCATGCGTATGTGACCaacgtcggtcggttggttggagtaGTGGCCCTTAAAGAG cTTCGAAAGGCTATCGAAAACGTGAACAGTGGTACATTGACACCAGAGTCGGTGAAAGCCAaacaggaagaggaagcgcGTGCCTTGTCTCAGAAAG AAACGGAGAACAACAACGGCACGGCAGTGGATGATCCGCTGCTGCCAAAGAGTCTCGGGGACGTGTTTAGTGACAAAAAAGTAAATAACACCATTACCTCGATGGATTCGGCATTGTCCAACTCGGACAACTGTTCCGATATAGAGCTCGATAACATTAACGTTCATCGGGCTGACACGACCAAGCCAAACAAGAATTCCGGCCCACAGCAGTAG
- the LOC126581810 gene encoding chloride channel protein 2 isoform X8, with product MKREDSGFLNDEERKTIKQEIRWKSLQELLGVRDNRFFKAASWLWRNTFARLGEDWVFLALLGIIMALLSYMMDKGISMCTNSRVWLYRDLTNHPVAQYLAWVSLPVCLILFSAGFVHLVAPQSIGSGIPEMKTILRGVALKEYLTFKTLVAKVIGLTATLGSGMPLGKEGPFVHIASIVSQLLSKIITSFQSIYENESRNTEMLAAACAVGVGACFAAPIGGVLFSIEVTTTYFAVRNYWRGFFAAVCGATVFRLLAVWFQKADTVTAMFSTNFTSDFPFDPQELFVFALIGLVCGLGGALYVWVHRKYVLFMRSNKKMNKFLQKNRFLYPGIVALIVATLSFPHGFGKFIAGELSTHEQVHQLFSNFTWTQNELTVEQAAIVSNWRTAHTDVFANLTIYLLYTFFLSIIASTIPVPSGMFIPVFKIGAAFGRLVGEGMHLWFPHGVRYGGMLAPIIPGGYSVVGAAAFSGAVTHTVSVGVIVFEMTGQITHIVPVMIAALVSNAVAALLQPSMYDSIILIKKLPYLPDLLPSGSGMYNIYVEDFMLRDVRYIWKGISYQQLKDILKANKGLRSLPIVDSPDNRVLLGSVQRYELIKMIDKHIGREKRLEVAAKLMKEAEEKAREEQERLKREAEEATKTRRPSRFEVIPAPDILKLRERANNEMLPPQARRESNVSASGPVFGALQPKKSILKKTNSFTLKGVSPLSPHSPVHTPYSTITGTESRIRSAFDIIFRKSATLQDVTPDPEIGSIGTPSIVGSEVAPLTPGISKKVQLPRERVIDMSPEDQKAWEMEEMAKSIDVDNLHIDPAPFQLVERTSILKVHSLFSMVGINHAYVTNVGRLVGVVALKELRKAIENVNSGTLTPESVKAKQEEEARALSQKETENNNGTAVDDPLLPKSLGDVFSDKKVNNTITSMDSALSNSDNCSDIELDNINVHRADTTKPNKNSGPQQ from the exons ATGAAGCGCGAAGACTCAGGCTTCTTGAAcgacgaagaaagaaagacgaTAAAGCAAGAAATAAG ATGGAAATCGTTGCAGGAGCTGCTCGGTGTGCGGGACAACAGGTTCTTCAAGGCGGCCTCCTGGCTATGGCGCAACACATTCGCTCGGCTTGGCGAGGACTGGGTGTTCCTGGCCCTGCtcggcatcatcatggcgCTGCTATCCTACATGATGGATAAGGGCATCTCGATGTGCACGAACT CACGCGTCTGGCTCTACCGTGATCTCACCAACCATCCGGTGGCCCAGTACCTGGCCTGGGTGTCGCTGCCGGTGTGCCTGATCCTGTTCTCGGCCGGATTCGTGCACCTGGTGGCACCGCAGAGTATCGGTTCCGGTATCCCGGAGATGAAAACGATTCTGCGCGGAGTCGCCCTGAAGGAGTACCTTACCTTCAAGACGCTGGTCGCGAAGGTGATCGGACTGACGGCTACGCTCGGTAGCGGAATGCCGCTCGGCAAGGAGGGCCCCTTTGTACATATAGCTAGTATAGTTTCGCAGCTGCTAAGTAAGATCATAACATCATTCCAATCGATCTACGAGAACGAATCGCGCAACACGGAAATGCTGGCGGCGGCCTGTGCCGTCGGTGTCGGCGCATGCTTCGCCGCCCCGATCGGGGGCGTCCTGTTCAGCATCGAGGTCACCACGACGTACTTTGCGGTGCGCAACTACTGGCGCGGCTTTTTCGCCGCCGTCTGCGGTGCCACCGTCTTCCGGTTGCTGGCCGTCTGGTTCCAGAAGGCGGACACCGTGACGGCCATGTTTTCGACCAACTTCACCTCCGACTTTCCCTTCGATCCGCAAGAATTGTTCGTCTTTGCACTGATCGG ACTCGTTTGCGGACTCGGTGGTGCACTGTACGTGTGGGTACATCGAAAATACGTTCTCTTCATGCGCTCCAACAAGAAGATGAACAAATTTCTGCAGAAAAA TCGGTTCCTCTACCCGGGCATCGTGGCGCTGATTGTGGCCACATTGTCGTTCCCACATGGTTTCGGCAAGTTTATAGCCGGTGAGCTCAGCACACACGAGCAGGTCCACCAGCTGTTCTCGAACTTCACTTGGACCCAAAATGAGCTGACCGTCGAACAGGCGGCCATCGTTTCGAACTGGCGCACGGCACACACGGACGTGTTCGCTAATCTTACTATCTATCTACTGTACACG TTCTTCCTGTCGATCATAGCCTCAACCATTCCCGTGCCATCCGGTATGTTCATACCCGTGTTCAAGATTGGTGCTGCCTTCGGGCGGTTGGTTGGCGAAGGGATGCACCTATGGTTCCCGCACGGTGTCCGCTATGGAGGGATGCTAGCACCGATCATTCCCGGTGGTTACTCGGTGGTTGGAGCGGCCGCCTTTTCCGGTGCCGTCACGCACACCGTGTCGGTCGGTGTAATCGTGTTCGAAATGACGGGCCAAATCACGCACATCGTCCCCGTTATGATAGCGGCGTTGGTGTCGAATGCGGTGGCCGCACTCTTGCAACCGTCCATGTACGATAGCATCATTCTCATCAAGAAGCTACCGTACCTGCCCGATCTATTGCCGTCCGGTTCCGGCATGTACAACATCTACGTCGAGGACTTTATGCTGCGCGATGTGCGCTACATCTGGAAGGGAATCTCGTACCAACAGTTGAAGGATATTCTGAAGGCGAACAAGGGCTTACGCAGTTTGCCGATCGTCGACAGCCCGGATAACAGGGTGCTGCTCGGTAGTGTGCAGCGCTACGAGCTGATCAAGATGATCGACAAACACATAGGGCGCGAGAAGCGACTGGAGGTAGCCGCCAAGCTGATGAAAGAAGCAGAGGAGAAGGCCCGCGAAGAGCAGGAACGGTTGAAACGCGAAGCGGAGGAGGCGACCAAAACGCGCCGCCCGTCGAGGTTCGAGGTCATACCAGCACCCGACATCCTGAAGCTGCGAGAAAGGGCCAACAACGAAATGCTACCACCGCAGGCACGCCGAGAATCGAATGTATCTGCCAGCGGTCCCGTGTTCGGTGCGTTGCAGCCAAAGAAATCCATTCTCAAGAAAACGAACTCGTTCACGCTGAAGGGCGTTAGCCCGCTGTCACCGCACAGCCCCGTGCACACACCCTACTCGACGATTACCGGAACCGAGAGTCGCATTCGTTCCGCGTTCGATATCATATTCCGCAAGTCGGCCACCCTGCAGGATGTCACACCGGATCCCGAGATTGGTTCCATCGGTACGCCCAGCATCGTGGGATCGGAGGTGGCCCCGTTAACGCCTGGGATCTCGAAGAAAGTGCAGTTGCCCCGTGAACGGGTGATCGATATGTCGCCCGAAGATCAGAAAGCGTGGGAAATGGAGGAGATggcaaaatcgatcgatgtcgatAATTTACACATTGATCCGGCGCCGTTCCAGTTAGTCGAACGTACCTCCATCCTGAAGGTGCACTCACTGTTCTCGATGGTTGGCATTAACCATGCGTATGTGACCaacgtcggtcggttggttggagtaGTGGCCCTTAAAGAG cTTCGAAAGGCTATCGAAAACGTGAACAGTGGTACATTGACACCAGAGTCGGTGAAAGCCAaacaggaagaggaagcgcGTGCCTTGTCTCAGAAAG AAACGGAGAACAACAACGGCACGGCAGTGGATGATCCGCTGCTGCCAAAGAGTCTCGGGGACGTGTTTAGTGACAAAAAAGTAAATAACACCATTACCTCGATGGATTCGGCATTGTCCAACTCGGACAACTGTTCCGATATAGAGCTCGATAACATTAACGTTCATCGGGCTGACACGACCAAGCCAAACAAGAATTCCGGCCCACAGCAGTAG